The window CCGGATGTTCACGGTCAGGACCGCTTCCGGTATTGACTTTTCACATGATGAGACAGAATGTTATTTTATGGAAAGACCGGCGTCAAATGTTGTTTCCTTGATCCTGCAGGTCCGCTGGTGATTTCAGGCTCGCGAACGTGCGCTTGCCATGGGGCAATCCGGCTGTGATCGCTGCGGACGGCCATGCCATGGGTGGGTAGCTTTTTGACGAGCAGCGCGGGTTGCAATCCAGCCTACCAGCCGCTTTGGACGTGAACCGATCAGACCGCATTCATTGGTGAGATCATGACGCAGATGCCCGCCCTGTTCCATGTCGATCCGCGCGACGATGTCGGAACTGCGTTGCACGATCTGGCGCCGGGCGACGTGATCGATACCCTTCTGGTAAGGCAGCCGGTGGCTCGGGGGCACAAGGTGGCGGTGCGCCCTGTATCGGCCGGATCCCCGGTGCTGAAATACGGATTTCCGATCGGCACGGCGATCAGCGACATTGCGGCCGGCGATCATGTCCACACCCACAATCTGTCGACGGCGCTGACAGGGTCCGGTGATTACGCCTATGACCGGAAGGCCGAAACCGCCCAGGCCAGAGGGGATGAACGGACCTTTATGGGCTATGCCCGGGGTGATGGCTGGACCGGGGGTCTCGCCGGAACGCGGAACGAAATCTGGGTCATACCAACCGTCGGCTGTGTCGCGCGTACTGCGAGCAAGATCGCCGAGCGTGGCGATGCGAGGCATCGCGGAAAAGGCGTGGACGGTGTTCATGCCCTGACCCACCCCTTTGGCTGCTCCCAGCTTGGCGACGATCTTGACGGTACGGCCGCCATTCTTGCCGCGCTTGCCCAGCATCCGAACGCGGGCGGCGTGCTGCTGATCGGGCTTGGCTGTGAGAATAATCAGCTCGATGCGCTGATGGGCCGCATCGACCCGTCCGCCCATCCGCGCATCCGGACGCTGCGCGCACAAAGCGCGGGCGATGAACTTGCCGAGGGAGACGCGCTGATCGACGACCTCGCCGCGATCGCTGCAAAAGCACACAGATCCCCTCAGCCGCTTTCTGCGCTGTCCATTGGCGTCAAATGCGGCGGATCCGATGGGTTGTCCGGCCTGACCGCCAATCCGCTCGTCGGGCGAATGAGCGACCGGGTCACCATTGCGGGAGGCCGTGTCATCCTGACTGAAATCCCGGAGATTTTCGGCGCCGAGCATCTTTTGATGCAACGCGCGGACAATGAAGCGGTTTTCGATGGAATCGTCGATGTCGTGAACGGGTTCAAAGCCTATTTCACCGCGCATGGCGAGCCGGTTTCCGAAAATCCGTCGCCCGGCAATGTGGCAGGCGGCATTACCACCTTGGAGGAAAAGTCGCTGGGCGCAGTGCAAAAGGCCGGCCGTGCCATCGTTACCGACGTGATCCCTTATGGTGCACGGGTGACGCGGCCCGGACTGACCTTGCTGGAGGCCCCGGGCAACGATGCGGTTTCGTCCACCGCGCTGACAGCGTCGGGCGCGACGATCATCCTGTTCACCACCGGCCGCGGCACGCCGCTTGGTTTTCCGGCACCGACCGTCAAGGTGGCATCCAACACTGCTCTGGCGGAACGCAAACCCGGCTGGATCGACTTTGATGCCGGGCGTGTGCTTGACTGCGGGATGGAGACGGTAGCCAACGATTTCCTGGACAAGATCGTTGCCATCGCAAGCGGCGAACAGACAGCGGCAGAACGCAACGATGAACGCGAAATAGCGATCTGGAAGCGGGGCGTCACCCTGTGATCCGGTTGATCGCGCTGGTGCTGGCCATTTTGGTTCAGCCGGTTATCGTCCAGACAACAACTGCCCGGACGACAATCCAGCCCGCCCGGATTGATCGCAAGGCGCTGGTCAGCCGCCATGCCGTCGAACTGACCCGCATCGATCCTCATGCGCCGATGATGGTCGGCAATGACAATCTGGGCTTCACCGCAGACATTACCGGCACACAGACGTTTGCCGACGCGTATTCGCCCTTGGTCCCGATGCTGACCATGGCCCAATGGAGCTGGCATAGCTTTCCAAATCCTGCTGGATATGCAGAGCGCGACGGCTGGGTCGATGTCCCCATGCCCGGGGGACGGACCGCACCGTTTCCGTGGATCCGCGACTGGAAGGAACTGGAAACCCGCCCCGCGCTCAAATGGCTTCGAGAAAATCCACACCGGTTCGGAATGGGCCGTTTGTCGCTGGTCATGAAGCGCAGCGATGGCACTGATGCAACGCTGAATGATCTGACCGAGACACGGCAGAAGCTCGACCTTTGGACCGGCGTGCTGCACTCCAGCTTCCGCCTTGAGGGTGTTCTTGTCAGGGTGGAAACACGGGTCCGCGCCGATGCGGACACGGTTCTTCTCAAAGTCAGCTCGCCGTTGGTGGCGACCGGACGTGTCAGGATCTCGGTCCGGTATCCCGGCGTTCACCCCCGCATCAACCCGGACCCCCAGGACTGGGACAACAATGATGCCCATCGCACGATGGCGGTCGAACGCAGCGCCGGCCACATCATCGCGGAACGGCGACTGGATGGCACCTCGATCTGGGCCGGCATTTCTGCGGAGGGCGGCCGCATCGATGATGGCGGCGCGCACCGCTTTATCGTCAGCGGCAGCGGCGATACCGTCAAGGTGCAGATGGGTTTTGCCCCGGAACGAGCGGCCATCGACATTGCGAAGTTTGACCAGGCGGCGGATATGGCCGACCGAGGTTGGCGCTCCTTCTGGCAATCAGGCGGGGCCATCGACTTTTCGGGCAGTACCGATCCCCGGGCCAGTGAACTGGAACGGCGGATCGTGCTCTCCCAGTATCTGGCGCGCATTAATGCCAGCGGCGCCTATCCTCCGCAGGAGGAAGGCTTGTTCTCGAACAGCTGGAACGGCAAATTTCACCTGGAGGTAACGCCGCTTCACACTGCGCATTGGGCGACATGGGGTCGACCGGATCGGCTTGAGCGAACGCTTGGCTGGTATCTCGATACCCTTGACGAGGCGAAGGCGAGCGCTCGGCTGCGCGGGGTGGAGGGGGCGTGGTGGACCAAGATGTCGGGGCCGAATGGCTGGAACAGCCCATCGACGATCAACCCGTTCATCCTGTGGCAGCAACCGCATCCGATCTGGATGGCCGAGCTTGCTTATCGGGCACGTCCGGACCGCGCGATCCTCCTGCGATATGCCGACCTTGTCGAGGAAACAGCTAAACTGCTGGCGAGCCTGCCCCATCGCGATGCTGGCGGCAATCTGATGCTTGGTCCGCCTGTCGTGCCGGCTCAGGAAAACCATCCGCCACTGACGACGACCAATCCGGGCTTCGAGCTGGAACAGTTCCGGTTCGGTCTGATCCTTGCCCAGCAATGGCGGGAACGGCTTGGACAGCCTCGCCGCGCCGATTGGGACAAGGTGATTGCCGACCTGCCGTCGCCGCCGATGGGCGACGGACTGTACGTCCCAGTCGCACCGGGTGCCGAAGACTTCTGGGATATCACCCGGTCGGCAGAATGCAGCCGCGATGCCCATCCGCCAAAATGCCTTAACCGCGATCATGCAAGCTTCCTGATGTCGTTGGGACCCATTCCCGGCCGCGTCGACCCGCTTGTCATGGGGCGGACATTGGATGCAGTGGAACGCCATTGGGACCTTCGCCAGCTCTGGGGCTGGGACTTTCCGATCATCGCAATGACCGCCGCCCGGCTGGGTCGGCCGGAAGCAGCGATTGACTGGCTGTTCCTCGATCAGAAGAACAACCAGTGGCAAGTCAACGGCATGACACCGCGCGTTCATCTGGAGGGAGAGACACAGCTGATCGGACCGGCTGCAGCGCAGGCAAAGGCTGGCCCGGACGGCCCGGGCTATCGCCGTGCGGCCGAGACCTATTTTCCGTCCAACGGCACGTTGTTGCTGGCAGTGGGCATGATGGCGGCCGGCTGGGAAGGCAGCGAAGGCCAGGCACCCGGCTTTCCAAGCGAGGGTTGGCGGGTGCGTACTGAGGGGCTTACCCCCCTACCCTGAATTGCATGCCGGTTGCGCACGCCCGCCGGCCGGTATTGCCACGTGACGCGGCGGTCATGGATGACGGCCCGATGCCGCCTTCACGGTCACCGACCCCGGGGCGGGCTTGGGCTGCAATGGCATGGCGATCCACCGGCATTCCGATGGACGACAGTGAATGTACCCTGCAGAAGGATCAGAAGCTGCGGTTCAGTGGTCCCGGCAACCTGCCGTCAGCCATGAATCGGTTGGCAAGACTGGACAGGTTTGTCACCTTGCGGGTCACAAGGCCTGCCGACCCGGCGGGCACGCGCAACCGGAACAGATCGGCCCCCGCCACATCGTCCAGCCAGATGGCTGCACGGGGGTCCGGCTTAGCGACCGCGACCTCGACATTGCTGATTTCGACGTTGCGCGCGTGACGGACATAGAAACCCGTCGCCGGCAAGTCACCGAACATCGGCGCTTCGGGATAACCGAGTTCATTTTCAGCCGGGTTCAGATCGGTCCATGCAGCCGGGGCGCCGCCGACATGATGCAGGTAGCAATCGCTGATCTTCAGATCCTCGATCGGATGCCCGGCAAGTCCGGCAATGACCGAAGGCAGCGGGTTGGCGTTCGAACTAGTCACATTCTGGATCAGGATGCGCTTCATCGTGCCGATGGAGCGCCCTTCCGGCCCACGCATGCGACGCCCTAACCGCATGAAGATCGGCGCATTGATGGTGCCGCGCATGGTGATATTGTTGACCGTGATATCCTCCACCATGCCGCCATCGACCGTCTGGAACGCCAGTCCCCGGCTGTCATCGAACAGGCAGTTCGTGATAGTGATGTTGCGGAACCCGCCATTGGTTTCCGTTCCGAATTTGATCCGGCCATGGATCAGCGGGGCGAAATCGGCGGGCATTCGTTCCCATGTGCCGCCAAGCACGGTGCCGATCTTGTAATTGCCGGCCACGAGACAGTTTGAAATCGTGACGTTTTCGGTAATTCGCGGCTCTCCAAGCGCGTAGCTGCTCTTGGGGCAGATCGCATCGTCATAGGGCGAATTGACTGTACAGTTGGTGACCCGGACATTGCGGCAACAATCAATGTCGAACCCGTCACGGTTGGTGTCGCACAGCACATTGTCGATCGTGAGATTGTCGACGCCGGTCGCCAGCAAGGCAAACCAGCCACCCTCCAGCATCTTGAAGTCGCGCAACAGGACGCCGCGGCAATTTTTAAGGGCAATCGCCTTGTTGCCGGTCCCCGGCCCGTTCGGATCCTTCAGCCAGTCATCCTTGCCATCCCCCCGACCCAGCCCCTTGCCCCAGATAAGCCCCTGACCCTCAATCGAGATATCGTTCAGATTCTCGCCCCAGATCAGGCTGTTCTTCCAGTGGCTGTGACCGAAATCCTGGTATTTGTCCCACGGATTGGGTTCCGCCAGGTCATAGCCGGTCGCGCCTACCGGATCCGCTGCCAGGATCGTCGCACCCTGATCCAGCCAGAGCGTAATCCGGCTGCGCAGACGGATCGTGTAGCAGGCATAGATGCCTGCGGGAAAATAGACGGTACCGCCGCCACGCGCCGCCGCATAATCGATCGCCCGTTGAACTGCGGGAGTATCGATCGTTTTGCCATCCCCCATGGCCCCAAAATCGCGGATATTGGCGACCGGTCCCGTTGGCCCCGGCCGCGCCATTGCACGAGCGGGGTGGAAACCGACCATCCCGGCACCCAGCAGCCCGAGGCTGCCCAGAATTACGGTACGCCGATCGATCAGCATCGCGTTCATCCTTATTTTGGCTCGTGCCCAACCCTGCAAAAAAACGGGGGCCGCGACCATAGCCGCGACCCCCGGAGGGGGGTTGGATCAGAAGCGGAAGCTGGCGCCCATAAAGAACTCCGTTCCAAGAACGTCATAGGTCGCAGACCAGGTGTTGGCGTTCGGCCCCTGGGTGGTGATCGGCGGATTGTTGTTGAACACATTATTTGCACCGCCAAACACCTGCACGCCATCCGTGATGTCGTATGTGAAAGACAGGTCGATATAATTTTCCGCACCAAGCCGCGGATAGGGAATGGTGTTCAGTGCCGGCGGCGTAGCCCCTTCGCGGCGCAGCGGAACGATGTAGCGGTCCGTTGTGACCGGCCCCAGATACCGATGACGCAGTGACAGGCCAAGGTCCTCAATCGTCCACGTCACCCTCGTCTGCCCCCGCCATACGGGAAGC of the Sphingomonas sp. BGYR3 genome contains:
- a CDS encoding glycoside hydrolase family 28 protein codes for the protein MLIDRRTVILGSLGLLGAGMVGFHPARAMARPGPTGPVANIRDFGAMGDGKTIDTPAVQRAIDYAAARGGGTVYFPAGIYACYTIRLRSRITLWLDQGATILAADPVGATGYDLAEPNPWDKYQDFGHSHWKNSLIWGENLNDISIEGQGLIWGKGLGRGDGKDDWLKDPNGPGTGNKAIALKNCRGVLLRDFKMLEGGWFALLATGVDNLTIDNVLCDTNRDGFDIDCCRNVRVTNCTVNSPYDDAICPKSSYALGEPRITENVTISNCLVAGNYKIGTVLGGTWERMPADFAPLIHGRIKFGTETNGGFRNITITNCLFDDSRGLAFQTVDGGMVEDITVNNITMRGTINAPIFMRLGRRMRGPEGRSIGTMKRILIQNVTSSNANPLPSVIAGLAGHPIEDLKISDCYLHHVGGAPAAWTDLNPAENELGYPEAPMFGDLPATGFYVRHARNVEISNVEVAVAKPDPRAAIWLDDVAGADLFRLRVPAGSAGLVTRKVTNLSSLANRFMADGRLPGPLNRSF
- a CDS encoding altronate dehydratase family protein translates to MTQMPALFHVDPRDDVGTALHDLAPGDVIDTLLVRQPVARGHKVAVRPVSAGSPVLKYGFPIGTAISDIAAGDHVHTHNLSTALTGSGDYAYDRKAETAQARGDERTFMGYARGDGWTGGLAGTRNEIWVIPTVGCVARTASKIAERGDARHRGKGVDGVHALTHPFGCSQLGDDLDGTAAILAALAQHPNAGGVLLIGLGCENNQLDALMGRIDPSAHPRIRTLRAQSAGDELAEGDALIDDLAAIAAKAHRSPQPLSALSIGVKCGGSDGLSGLTANPLVGRMSDRVTIAGGRVILTEIPEIFGAEHLLMQRADNEAVFDGIVDVVNGFKAYFTAHGEPVSENPSPGNVAGGITTLEEKSLGAVQKAGRAIVTDVIPYGARVTRPGLTLLEAPGNDAVSSTALTASGATIILFTTGRGTPLGFPAPTVKVASNTALAERKPGWIDFDAGRVLDCGMETVANDFLDKIVAIASGEQTAAERNDEREIAIWKRGVTL